In the Clostridium cellulovorans 743B genome, TACATTATTAGTAATAATATTAGAAGTGGATATAAATTTGAGAAAAAACTACATTAGTTTAAGGAGGAAAAAATCATGAAACAATATGTTGAAATTCTAGATGTTTATGCAAGACAAATCTTAGATTCAAGAGCTTTCCCAACTGTTGAGGTTGAAGTAGTTCTAGAAGATGGAACAATGGCTTGTGCAGCCGTACCATCAGGTGCTTCTACAGGAGCATATGAAGCTGTGGAATTAAGAGATGGTGATAAGCATGTGTACGGCGGTAAAGGAGTAATGCAAGCAGTAGATAATGTAAATAAAATTATCGCTGATGAATTGATTGGAATGAATGTCTTCGATCAAACTTTAATCGATAAAAAAATGCTTGAGCTTGATGGAACAGAAAATAAGAGTAAGCTTGGTGCTAATGCAATTCTTGGCGTATCATTAGCAGTAGCAAAAGCAGCAGCTGCATACTTAGGTTTACCTGTATATCAATACATAGGCGGAGTTAATGCCAAGGTTTTACCTGTTCCTATGATGAATATTATAAATGGTGGAAAACATGCAGATAACAATGTTGACCTTCAAGAATTTATGATTATGCCAACAGGGGCTACATCCTTTAGCGATGCATTGAGAATGTGTTCAGATGTATATCATCAATTAAAGAAAAATTTAAAATCTAAAGGCTATGATACAGCAGTAGGTGATGAAGGTGGTTTTGCACCAAATCTAAAATCAAATGAAGAAGCAATTCAAGTTATAGTTGAAGCTATAAAAGAAGCTGGATATGACCCAGGAAATGATTTTCATATAGCTCTTGACCCAGCTTCATCTGAAATTTTTGAAGATGGAATGTATAACCTTGCTGGAGAAGGTAGAAAATTAACACCAGAACAAATGGCAGATTACTATGTAGATTTAGCGAATAAATATCCTATTATCTCAATTGAAGATGGAATGGCAGAGGATGATTGGCAAGGTTGGAAGTACCTTACTGATAAGTTAGGAAGTAGAGTTCAATTAGTTGGTGATGATTTATTCGTTACAAATCAAAAGAGACTCGATATGGGAATTGAAAAGGGAGTTGCTAACTCAATTCTTATAAAGTTAAACCAAATAGGCACTTTAACT is a window encoding:
- the eno gene encoding phosphopyruvate hydratase, which encodes MKQYVEILDVYARQILDSRAFPTVEVEVVLEDGTMACAAVPSGASTGAYEAVELRDGDKHVYGGKGVMQAVDNVNKIIADELIGMNVFDQTLIDKKMLELDGTENKSKLGANAILGVSLAVAKAAAAYLGLPVYQYIGGVNAKVLPVPMMNIINGGKHADNNVDLQEFMIMPTGATSFSDALRMCSDVYHQLKKNLKSKGYDTAVGDEGGFAPNLKSNEEAIQVIVEAIKEAGYDPGNDFHIALDPASSEIFEDGMYNLAGEGRKLTPEQMADYYVDLANKYPIISIEDGMAEDDWQGWKYLTDKLGSRVQLVGDDLFVTNQKRLDMGIEKGVANSILIKLNQIGTLTETINAIEVANRAGYTAVVSHRSGETEDTTIADLVVAMNAGQIKTGAPARSERVAKYNQLLRIEDELGEVAEYRGMAAFFNLK